The following DNA comes from Riemerella anatipestifer ATCC 11845 = DSM 15868.
ATTCTATGCGGAAAACATTTTTGAGAAGATACCGAATAAAGTATCAGATGAAATATTTTCAATTTATACTGATTACAAAAGCAACTACACCGAGGAATATACTACGATTATAGGTGTTCCTGTTTCAACACTAAATGAAATCCCTAACGGATTAGTCGGTCGGGAATTTGAAGCCGAGAATTTTCAAAAATTCGTAGCAAAAGGCGAAATGCCGAACGCTGTTATCAATACTTGGATAGACATTTGGAATAGA
Coding sequences within:
- a CDS encoding GyrI-like domain-containing protein, which codes for MKNGFKVIGISTRTTNKDNKSKEDLGKLWGQFYAENIFEKIPNKVSDEIFSIYTDYKSNYTEEYTTIIGVPVSTLNEIPNGLVGREFEAENFQKFVAKGEMPNAVINTWIDIWNRDEELNRKYTYDFEVYGENSQKGQDSEVEIYIATK